From Streptomyces chrestomyceticus JCM 4735, one genomic window encodes:
- a CDS encoding UDP-N-acetylglucosamine--N-acetylmuramyl-(pentapeptide) pyrophosphoryl-undecaprenol N-acetylglucosamine transferase, whose protein sequence is MRTPLSVVIGAGGTGGHIYPGLALADALRRAVPDAVVSFVGTERGLETRLIPQAGYRLHTVDMIPFDPSLGAKRYLLPAALLKSGAQCRSILRQQEAQVAVGMGGYPSAPVIVGARLAGLPSLVHESNAVPGRANKFAARLTPHIALAFDRSRAHLTGGERAETVGMPLVGPLANLDRTALRERARRELGVPAGTRLLLVNGGSLGAARLTEAAVGLAARHRTRTDLRLLIKTGPAALDGTRERLVATGGAAVAEAVPYLDRMDLAYAAADLVVCRAGSATVAELATIGMPAVLVPYPHAPGDHQTHNARVLSDAGAAVLLPDAETTAERLDALVTPLLDDPARLAAMGQAADPGTHARAADLLAAKVLRLAGHPAAHPTTYLRETA, encoded by the coding sequence ATGCGCACACCACTCTCAGTCGTCATCGGTGCGGGCGGTACCGGCGGCCACATCTACCCCGGGCTCGCCCTCGCGGACGCTCTGCGCCGGGCTGTGCCCGACGCGGTGGTCTCCTTCGTCGGTACGGAGCGCGGGCTGGAGACGCGGCTCATCCCGCAGGCCGGATACCGCCTGCACACCGTGGACATGATCCCCTTCGACCCGTCGCTCGGCGCCAAGCGCTATCTGCTGCCCGCCGCGCTGCTGAAATCGGGCGCGCAGTGCCGCTCGATCCTGCGGCAGCAGGAGGCCCAGGTCGCGGTCGGCATGGGCGGCTACCCGAGCGCGCCGGTCATCGTGGGGGCGCGGCTGGCCGGGCTGCCCAGCCTGGTCCACGAGTCCAACGCGGTGCCCGGCCGGGCCAACAAGTTCGCCGCCCGGCTCACCCCGCACATCGCGCTCGCCTTCGACCGCAGCCGCGCGCACCTGACGGGCGGCGAGCGCGCCGAGACGGTCGGGATGCCGCTGGTCGGGCCGCTGGCGAACCTGGACCGTACGGCGCTGCGGGAGCGGGCGCGCCGGGAACTGGGCGTGCCGGCCGGCACCCGGCTGCTGCTCGTCAACGGCGGCAGCCTGGGCGCGGCCCGGCTCACCGAAGCCGCGGTCGGCCTGGCGGCCCGCCACCGGACCCGTACGGACCTGCGGCTACTGATCAAGACCGGGCCCGCGGCGCTGGACGGGACCCGGGAGCGGCTGGTGGCGACGGGCGGCGCGGCGGTCGCCGAGGCCGTCCCGTACCTGGACCGGATGGACCTGGCCTACGCCGCCGCCGACCTCGTGGTGTGCCGGGCCGGTTCGGCGACCGTCGCCGAACTGGCGACGATCGGGATGCCCGCGGTCCTGGTCCCGTACCCGCACGCGCCCGGCGACCACCAGACGCACAACGCGCGGGTGCTCTCCGACGCGGGCGCCGCCGTCCTCCTGCCGGACGCCGAGACCACCGCGGAACGCCTGGACGCACTCGTCACCCCGCTGCTCGACGACCCCGCCCGGCTGGCCGCCATGGGCCAGGCCGCCGACCCGGGCACCCACGCGCGCGCCGCCGACCTGCTGGCCGCCAAGGTCCTGCGGCTGGCCGGCCACCCCGCAGCCCACCCCACCACCTACCTGAGGGAGACCGCATGA
- a CDS encoding response regulator transcription factor: MPSSPAPHPAPRSAAQQPAAASPPKILVVDDEPEVRAAVEDGLTVEGYAVRGAADGLAALSEVASWQPDAIVLDVMMPVLDGLAVCRRLRALDDRTPILVLTALDSVSERVDGLDAGADDYLVKPFALDELVARVRALLRRASAGAADDTSLAFADLVVDPLTRTGHRGGRPLEFSRTEWALLELLLLHPGQVMPREVILERVWGRDFGPDSNSLAVYVGYLRRKLEAGGEARLVYTVHGVGYRLDEPGQAGRGGRAGRA, encoded by the coding sequence ATGCCGTCCTCGCCTGCACCGCACCCCGCGCCCCGGAGCGCCGCCCAGCAGCCCGCCGCCGCGTCCCCGCCGAAGATCCTCGTCGTGGACGACGAACCGGAGGTACGGGCCGCCGTCGAAGACGGCCTCACCGTGGAGGGGTACGCGGTGCGCGGCGCCGCCGACGGGCTGGCGGCGCTGTCCGAGGTGGCCTCCTGGCAGCCGGACGCGATCGTGCTGGACGTGATGATGCCGGTGCTGGACGGCCTGGCGGTCTGCCGGCGGCTGCGCGCGCTGGACGACCGTACGCCGATCCTGGTGCTGACCGCGCTGGACTCGGTCAGCGAGCGGGTGGACGGGCTGGACGCGGGCGCCGACGACTATCTCGTCAAACCGTTCGCGCTGGACGAGCTGGTCGCGCGGGTGCGGGCGCTGCTGCGCCGCGCGTCGGCCGGCGCCGCCGACGACACCTCGCTGGCCTTCGCCGACCTGGTCGTCGACCCGCTGACGCGCACCGGCCACCGGGGCGGGCGGCCGCTGGAGTTCAGCCGTACGGAGTGGGCCCTGCTGGAACTGCTCCTGCTGCACCCCGGGCAGGTGATGCCGCGCGAGGTGATCCTGGAGCGGGTCTGGGGCCGCGACTTCGGGCCGGACTCCAACTCGCTCGCCGTGTACGTGGGTTACCTGCGCCGCAAACTGGAGGCGGGCGGCGAGGCCCGGCTGGTGTACACCGTGCACGGCGTCGGCTACCGCTTGGACGAGCCGGGCCAGGCGGGCCGGGGCGGCAGGGCGGGACGGGCGTGA
- a CDS encoding sensor histidine kinase, producing MSGRRGLGARWRRRRPLRTRLAIAASAAVALVAVGICTAAFFIIRYQMTRQLELNLAQTAAQYSEKMRTWGPTAGDTSCRFQAVPCVQSVPSDKSRDPRAPYALPVDDTTRAVAAGRHAPYYSELTVAGYPVRMYTVRLRGKDEALQVALRTDTVQRGVQKAALALAGVGGAGVLLAAGLGYWVSRTGLAPVARLTATAERIAATRDARHRIELPAGPPGREDEVTRLAASFNTMLGELEQSVAAQRRLVADASHELRTPLTALRTNAELLARADRLTDAQRDRASGALGRQLREVTTLVNDLIELARDEEPQPLVEQVRPAALLEHAVEAARGHWPEITFTVRADGAAHGVTVPGVPARLSRLLSNLLDNAAKFSPPGGPVETELALAGDALELTVRDHGPGITAEDLPHVFDRFYRAETARALPGSGLGLAMARQIARAHHAELTAAQAPGGGALFRLRFPVG from the coding sequence GTGAGCGGGCGGCGCGGCCTGGGCGCGCGCTGGCGGCGGCGCCGGCCGCTGCGGACCCGGCTGGCGATCGCCGCATCCGCCGCAGTGGCCTTGGTGGCGGTCGGCATCTGCACGGCGGCGTTCTTCATCATCCGCTACCAGATGACCCGGCAACTGGAACTGAACCTGGCCCAGACAGCAGCCCAGTACTCCGAGAAGATGCGCACCTGGGGCCCGACTGCGGGCGACACGAGCTGCCGTTTCCAGGCCGTTCCCTGTGTCCAGTCGGTCCCCTCCGACAAGTCCAGGGACCCGCGCGCCCCTTACGCGCTGCCGGTCGACGACACCACCCGCGCAGTCGCCGCCGGGCGGCACGCGCCGTACTACAGCGAGCTGACCGTGGCCGGTTACCCGGTGCGCATGTACACCGTGCGGCTGCGCGGCAAGGACGAGGCGCTCCAGGTCGCACTGCGCACGGACACCGTGCAGCGCGGCGTCCAGAAGGCCGCGCTGGCACTGGCGGGAGTCGGCGGCGCCGGTGTCCTGCTGGCGGCCGGGCTCGGCTACTGGGTCTCGCGCACCGGCCTGGCCCCGGTCGCCCGCCTCACCGCCACCGCCGAACGCATCGCCGCCACCCGCGACGCCCGGCACCGCATCGAACTGCCCGCCGGGCCGCCCGGCCGCGAGGACGAGGTCACCCGCCTCGCCGCCAGCTTCAACACCATGCTCGGCGAACTGGAACAGTCGGTCGCCGCACAGCGCCGGCTGGTCGCGGACGCCTCCCACGAGCTGCGCACCCCGCTGACCGCGCTGCGCACCAACGCCGAACTGCTCGCCCGTGCCGACCGGCTGACCGACGCCCAGCGCGACCGCGCGTCCGGCGCCCTGGGCCGCCAGCTCCGCGAGGTCACCACCCTCGTCAACGACCTGATCGAACTGGCCCGGGACGAGGAGCCGCAGCCGCTGGTGGAACAGGTCCGCCCGGCGGCGCTGCTGGAGCACGCGGTGGAGGCGGCGCGCGGCCACTGGCCGGAGATCACGTTCACCGTACGGGCCGACGGTGCGGCACACGGGGTGACCGTCCCGGGCGTACCGGCGCGGCTGTCCCGGCTGCTGTCCAACCTCCTGGACAACGCGGCGAAGTTCTCACCGCCCGGCGGCCCGGTCGAGACGGAACTGGCCCTGGCGGGGGACGCGCTGGAGCTGACCGTACGCGATCACGGCCCCGGCATCACCGCCGAGGACCTGCCGCACGTCTTCGACCGCTTCTACCGTGCCGAGACCGCCCGCGCGCTGCCCGGCTCCGGCCTCGGCCTGGCCATGGCCCGCCAGATCGCCCGCGCCCACCACGCCGAACTGACGGCAGCCCAGGCGCCGGGCGGCGGGGCGCTCTTCCGCCTCCGCTTCCCGGTGGGGTAG
- the secD gene encoding protein translocase subunit SecD, whose product MPSRAPSRRPWRALIALAVVAVSLFFALTTPARLGLDLRGGTQIVLETRDSPTARADSAATDRALEVLRQRIDALGVSEPSLSRSGEKRIVAELPGVQDPKQAVEVIGRTAQLTFHPVLSALPDPKGTPELKAKDDRTRTLADPDTPGQALRLGAPALTGEGVKDAEAVFDAQGGRGWTVDLSFRGAAGDAWARITGQAACAAPGDPARRVAIVLDDRVISAPGMQQSVPCRTGIAGGNAQITGGFSDTEARDLAALVKGGALPVPVEVVEQRTVGPTLGADAIKASATAAVIGLLCTGVFVIVVYRLLGALATVALAAYGLISYAVLVALGATLTLPGLAGFVLAIGMAVDANVLVFERAREEYARRAARSGGDLRRPLREGFGKAWSAILDSNVTTLLAAGLLFLFATGPVKGFGVTLSIGVLASMVSALVITRVLAGWAVRRGCVRRRPAITGMASEGRVRRWLARREPRLMRRRRTWLGLGAGLLLFAVAGIGVRGLEFGVEFTGGRLVEYSTSRTVDAETAREAVSAAGFPRAVVQESGDGGIAVRTEQLTDAEQDRIRASLQKPGGTVEVERDEKIGPSMGSELRGKALIALGIAVAAQLIYLSIRFRWTFATAAVLAMVQDVVLVVGLFAWLGKPVDSVFLAALLTVVGYSVNDTVVLFDRVRELRRAAKGDRAARGPEGLARLADRAIVQTVPRTVNTGMGALFVLAALAVLGGDSLADFSVALLAGVLFGIASTIFTATPAAVVLESRHPGPEAPAARPRDKAGAGNGAVV is encoded by the coding sequence ATGCCGTCCCGCGCTCCGTCGCGGCGGCCCTGGCGTGCGCTGATCGCGCTCGCCGTCGTCGCCGTGTCCCTGTTCTTCGCCCTGACCACCCCCGCCCGCCTCGGCCTCGATCTCCGCGGCGGTACCCAGATCGTCCTGGAGACCCGGGACTCGCCCACCGCCCGTGCCGACTCCGCCGCCACCGACCGGGCGCTGGAGGTGCTGCGGCAGCGGATCGACGCGCTCGGCGTCTCCGAACCCTCGTTGTCCCGCTCCGGCGAGAAACGCATCGTCGCCGAACTGCCCGGGGTCCAGGACCCGAAGCAGGCCGTCGAGGTCATCGGCCGTACCGCGCAACTCACCTTCCACCCCGTGCTCAGCGCCCTCCCGGACCCCAAGGGCACGCCGGAACTGAAGGCCAAGGACGACCGCACCCGCACCCTCGCCGACCCCGACACGCCCGGCCAGGCCCTGCGGCTCGGTGCGCCCGCGCTGACCGGCGAGGGCGTCAAGGACGCGGAGGCCGTCTTCGACGCGCAGGGCGGGCGCGGCTGGACCGTCGACCTGTCCTTCCGCGGCGCCGCCGGGGACGCCTGGGCGCGGATCACCGGGCAGGCGGCGTGCGCGGCGCCCGGCGATCCGGCCCGGCGGGTCGCGATCGTGCTGGACGACCGGGTGATCTCCGCGCCCGGCATGCAGCAGAGCGTGCCGTGCAGGACCGGCATCGCCGGCGGCAACGCCCAGATCACCGGCGGCTTCAGCGACACCGAGGCCCGCGACCTGGCGGCTCTCGTCAAGGGCGGCGCCCTGCCGGTGCCCGTCGAGGTCGTCGAACAGCGCACCGTCGGCCCGACGCTGGGCGCCGACGCGATCAAGGCCAGTGCCACCGCCGCCGTCATCGGCCTGCTCTGCACCGGCGTGTTCGTCATCGTCGTCTACCGGCTGCTGGGCGCACTGGCCACGGTCGCCCTCGCCGCGTACGGACTGATCTCGTACGCCGTGCTCGTCGCCCTCGGCGCCACCCTCACCCTCCCCGGCCTGGCCGGTTTCGTGCTCGCGATCGGTATGGCGGTGGACGCCAATGTGCTGGTCTTCGAGCGGGCCAGGGAGGAGTACGCGCGCCGCGCGGCCCGTTCCGGCGGTGATCTGCGGCGCCCGCTGCGCGAGGGCTTCGGCAAGGCGTGGAGCGCGATCCTCGACTCGAACGTCACCACGCTGCTCGCCGCCGGCCTGCTGTTCCTCTTCGCCACCGGACCGGTCAAGGGCTTCGGCGTCACGCTGTCCATCGGGGTGCTGGCCTCGATGGTCTCGGCGCTGGTCATCACCCGGGTGCTGGCGGGCTGGGCGGTGCGCCGGGGCTGCGTACGGCGGCGGCCCGCGATCACCGGCATGGCGTCCGAGGGGCGGGTACGCCGCTGGCTGGCGCGTCGCGAACCGCGGCTGATGCGAAGGCGCCGCACCTGGCTGGGCCTCGGCGCCGGTCTCCTGCTCTTCGCCGTCGCCGGAATCGGTGTTCGCGGGCTGGAGTTCGGCGTGGAGTTCACCGGCGGCCGGCTCGTCGAGTACAGCACCAGCCGTACGGTGGACGCCGAGACGGCGCGCGAGGCGGTCTCGGCGGCGGGCTTCCCCCGCGCGGTCGTCCAGGAGTCGGGGGACGGCGGCATCGCCGTACGTACCGAACAGCTCACCGACGCCGAGCAGGACCGTATCCGCGCGTCCCTCCAGAAGCCCGGCGGCACGGTCGAGGTCGAACGGGACGAGAAGATCGGGCCCAGCATGGGCAGCGAGCTGCGCGGCAAGGCACTGATCGCGCTGGGTATCGCGGTCGCCGCCCAGTTGATCTATCTGAGCATCCGGTTCCGCTGGACGTTCGCGACGGCCGCGGTCCTCGCCATGGTGCAGGACGTCGTGCTGGTGGTGGGCCTGTTCGCCTGGCTGGGCAAACCGGTGGACAGCGTCTTCCTCGCGGCGCTGCTGACCGTCGTCGGCTACTCCGTCAACGACACGGTCGTGCTCTTCGACCGCGTACGGGAACTGCGGCGCGCCGCCAAGGGCGACCGGGCCGCGCGCGGTCCGGAGGGGCTCGCGCGCCTCGCCGACCGGGCGATCGTGCAGACCGTGCCCCGCACCGTGAACACCGGCATGGGTGCCCTGTTCGTCCTCGCCGCCCTCGCGGTGCTGGGCGGCGACTCACTGGCCGACTTCTCCGTGGCGCTGCTGGCGGGCGTCCTGTTCGGCATCGCCTCGACGATCTTCACGGCCACCCCGGCCGCCGTCGTCCTGGAGAGCCGCCACCCGGGCCCGGAGGCACCCGCCGCCCGCCCGCGGGACAAGGCCGGGGCCGGGAACGGCGCGGTGGTCTGA
- a CDS encoding methylmalonyl-CoA mutase → MDADAIEEGRRRWQARYDSARKRDADFTTLSGDPVEPAYGPRPGDTVDGFERIGWPGEYPFTRGLYPTGYRGRTWTIRQFAGFGNAEQTNERYKMILKAGGGGLSVAFDMPTLMGRDSDDPRSLGEVGHCGVAIDSAADMEVLFKDIPLGDVTTSMTISGPAVPVFCMYLVAAERQGVDPAVLNGTLQTDIFKEYIAQKEWLFPPEPHLRLIGDLMEHCARGIPAYKPLSVSGYHIREAGATAAQELAYTLADGFGYVELGLSRGLDVNTFAPGLSFFFDAHLDFFEEIAKFRAARRIWARWMRDVYGATSEKAQWLRFHTQTAGVSLTAQQPYNNVVRTAVEALAAVLGGTNSLHTNALDETLALPSEQAAEIALRTQQVLMEETGVANVADPLGGSWFIESLTDRIEADAEKIFEQIKERGARAVPNGEHPIGPMTSGILRGIEDGWFTGEIAESAFRYQQALEKGEKKVVGVNCHHGSVTGDLEILRVSHEVEREQVRVLADRRAARDDARVRSSLDAMLAAARDGGNMIEPMLAAVRAEATLGEICDVLRAEWGVYTEPAGF, encoded by the coding sequence ATGGACGCTGACGCGATCGAAGAGGGCCGCCGCCGCTGGCAGGCCCGGTACGACTCGGCCCGCAAGCGGGACGCGGACTTCACCACGCTCTCCGGCGATCCCGTGGAGCCGGCGTACGGCCCCCGTCCGGGCGACACGGTCGACGGCTTCGAGCGCATCGGCTGGCCGGGGGAGTACCCGTTCACCCGCGGCCTGTACCCGACCGGCTACCGCGGCCGTACGTGGACCATCCGCCAGTTCGCGGGCTTCGGCAACGCCGAGCAGACCAACGAGCGGTACAAGATGATCCTGAAGGCGGGCGGCGGCGGACTCTCCGTGGCGTTCGACATGCCGACGCTGATGGGGCGGGACTCCGACGACCCGCGCTCGCTCGGCGAGGTCGGCCACTGCGGTGTCGCCATCGACTCGGCCGCCGACATGGAGGTCCTGTTCAAGGACATCCCGCTCGGTGACGTCACGACCTCGATGACGATCTCCGGACCGGCCGTCCCGGTCTTCTGCATGTACCTGGTCGCCGCCGAGCGCCAGGGCGTCGACCCGGCCGTCCTGAACGGCACGCTCCAGACGGACATCTTCAAGGAGTACATCGCCCAGAAGGAGTGGCTCTTCCCGCCCGAGCCGCACCTGCGCCTGATCGGCGACCTGATGGAGCACTGCGCGCGCGGCATCCCCGCGTACAAGCCGCTCTCGGTCTCCGGCTACCACATCCGCGAGGCGGGCGCGACGGCCGCGCAGGAGTTGGCGTACACCCTCGCCGACGGCTTCGGGTACGTGGAGCTGGGGCTCTCCCGCGGCCTGGACGTGAACACCTTCGCGCCCGGTCTGTCCTTCTTCTTCGACGCCCACCTGGACTTCTTCGAGGAGATCGCGAAGTTCCGGGCGGCCCGCCGCATCTGGGCCCGCTGGATGCGCGACGTGTACGGCGCGACCAGCGAGAAGGCCCAGTGGCTCCGCTTCCACACGCAGACCGCCGGTGTCTCGCTGACCGCCCAGCAGCCGTACAACAACGTCGTCCGTACGGCGGTGGAGGCGCTGGCCGCGGTCCTCGGCGGGACGAACTCCCTGCACACCAACGCCCTGGACGAGACCCTCGCGCTGCCCAGCGAGCAGGCCGCGGAGATCGCGCTGCGCACGCAGCAGGTGCTGATGGAGGAGACCGGCGTCGCCAACGTCGCGGACCCGCTGGGCGGCTCGTGGTTCATCGAGTCGCTGACCGACCGGATCGAGGCCGATGCGGAGAAGATCTTCGAGCAGATCAAGGAGCGGGGCGCCCGGGCGGTGCCGAACGGCGAACACCCCATCGGGCCGATGACGTCCGGCATTCTGCGCGGTATCGAGGACGGCTGGTTCACCGGGGAGATCGCCGAGTCCGCCTTCCGCTACCAGCAGGCGCTGGAGAAGGGCGAGAAGAAGGTCGTCGGCGTCAACTGCCACCACGGCTCGGTCACCGGTGACCTGGAGATCCTGCGGGTCAGCCACGAGGTCGAGCGCGAGCAGGTACGGGTCCTGGCGGACCGCAGGGCGGCCCGGGACGACGCGCGGGTGCGCTCCTCGCTGGACGCGATGCTCGCCGCCGCGCGCGACGGCGGCAACATGATCGAGCCGATGCTGGCGGCCGTACGGGCCGAGGCGACGCTCGGTGAGATCTGTGACGTGCTGCGCGCGGAGTGGGGCGTGTACACGGAGCCCGCGGGGTTCTGA
- a CDS encoding DUF3817 domain-containing protein: protein MKRSVLTRYRVMAYVTAVMLLVLCACMVAKYGFDTGKDLTLVVSQIHGVLYIIYLVFAFDLGSKAKWKFGKLLWVLLSGTIPTAAFFVERKVVREVEPLVAEGSPQTAKV, encoded by the coding sequence ATGAAACGCAGCGTGCTGACCCGATACCGGGTGATGGCCTACGTCACCGCCGTCATGCTCCTCGTCCTGTGCGCCTGCATGGTGGCCAAGTACGGCTTCGACACGGGCAAGGACCTGACGCTCGTGGTCTCGCAGATCCACGGCGTGCTCTACATCATCTACCTCGTCTTCGCCTTCGACCTGGGGTCCAAGGCGAAGTGGAAGTTCGGCAAGCTGCTGTGGGTGCTGCTCTCCGGCACCATCCCGACCGCTGCCTTCTTCGTCGAGCGCAAGGTCGTCCGGGAGGTCGAGCCGCTGGTCGCGGAGGGGTCGCCGCAGACGGCGAAGGTGTGA
- a CDS encoding MarR family winged helix-turn-helix transcriptional regulator codes for MPKPLSLAFDPIARADELWQRRWGAVPSMAAITSVMRAHQILLSEVDAVLKPYGLTFARYEALVLLTFSKAGELPMSKIGERLMVHPTSVTNTVDRLVRSGLVDKRPNPNDGRGTLASITEQGRVTCDKATRDLMAMEFGLGAYSAEECAEIFAMLRPLRVAAGDFQDE; via the coding sequence GTGCCGAAGCCGCTCAGTCTTGCCTTCGATCCGATCGCCCGTGCCGACGAACTGTGGCAGCGACGATGGGGAGCCGTGCCGTCCATGGCCGCGATCACTTCGGTCATGCGGGCCCATCAGATCCTGCTGTCCGAGGTGGACGCGGTGCTGAAGCCGTACGGGCTGACGTTCGCCCGGTACGAGGCGCTGGTGCTGCTCACCTTCTCCAAGGCGGGGGAGCTGCCCATGTCGAAGATCGGGGAGCGGCTGATGGTGCACCCGACCTCGGTGACCAACACCGTCGACCGGCTGGTGAGGTCCGGGCTGGTGGACAAGCGGCCGAATCCGAACGACGGGCGGGGCACGCTGGCGTCCATCACCGAGCAGGGGCGGGTGACCTGTGACAAGGCGACGCGTGACCTGATGGCGATGGAGTTCGGGCTGGGGGCCTACAGCGCCGAGGAGTGCGCGGAGATCTTCGCGATGCTGCGGCCGCTGCGGGTCGCGGCCGGTGATTTCCAGGACGAGTGA
- a CDS encoding MFS transporter, translating to MPVPSGPATTGPAEPRSEPPPPPAGTGYRAVFAVPEFRSVFAAHLLSSLGVVLCEIALSVLVYRLTGSPLLSALTFALGLLPYVVGGTLLSAVADRYPARRVLVVCDLLCAACAAAMPAPGTPVAVLLALRCATAAIAPVFAGTRAGTLGDVLGDGDLFVLGRSLIRIVNQGAQLVGFAAGGLLLAAVAPGAVLAVTAATFLASALLLRLGTHPRPARFTTPGALLGASLTGTRHLLSDRRIRSLLLLTWLPPTFVVIPEALLIPYADSLGAGPAAAGLLMCAMPIGAITAETLAGTYLSPRSRTRLTFPLAIFCVLPSLGFATRPSLGWAVALLVLTGTGIAYNFGVDRWFVTAVPDALLGQAMTVMQAGRMTIMGLGMGAAGVAAELAPLRVVMPAGGVVGVVAVLLVVFQVRRTRGDRLPLPGDTETAPVGGAT from the coding sequence ATGCCCGTCCCCTCCGGGCCCGCCACCACGGGCCCCGCCGAGCCGCGCTCGGAGCCACCGCCACCCCCTGCCGGAACCGGCTACCGCGCCGTCTTCGCCGTCCCCGAATTCCGCTCCGTCTTCGCCGCCCACCTCCTCTCCTCGCTCGGCGTCGTCCTCTGCGAGATCGCGCTCTCCGTACTCGTCTACCGGCTCACCGGATCGCCGCTGCTGAGCGCGCTCACGTTCGCGCTGGGCCTGCTGCCGTACGTGGTCGGCGGCACCCTGCTCTCCGCCGTCGCCGACCGCTACCCGGCCCGCCGCGTCCTCGTCGTCTGCGACCTGCTGTGCGCGGCCTGCGCCGCCGCGATGCCGGCCCCGGGCACGCCGGTCGCCGTCCTGCTGGCCCTGCGCTGCGCGACCGCCGCCATAGCCCCCGTCTTCGCCGGAACCCGGGCCGGGACCTTGGGCGACGTACTGGGGGACGGCGACCTGTTCGTCCTGGGACGCTCGCTGATCCGCATCGTCAACCAAGGCGCACAACTGGTCGGCTTCGCCGCCGGGGGCCTGCTCCTGGCCGCGGTGGCACCCGGCGCGGTGCTCGCCGTCACCGCCGCCACGTTCCTCGCTTCGGCCCTCCTCCTACGCCTCGGCACCCACCCCCGCCCCGCGCGCTTTACGACCCCCGGGGCGCTGCTGGGCGCCTCCCTGACCGGCACCCGACACCTCCTCTCCGACCGCCGCATCCGCTCCCTTCTCCTCCTGACCTGGCTCCCCCCGACCTTCGTCGTCATCCCCGAAGCACTGCTCATCCCGTACGCGGACTCCCTCGGCGCGGGCCCGGCAGCGGCCGGCCTGCTCATGTGCGCCATGCCCATCGGCGCGATCACCGCCGAAACCCTGGCCGGCACCTACCTGAGCCCCCGGTCCCGCACCCGCCTCACCTTCCCCCTGGCCATCTTCTGCGTCCTCCCCTCCCTGGGCTTCGCCACCCGCCCCTCACTCGGCTGGGCGGTAGCACTCCTGGTCCTGACCGGCACCGGCATCGCCTACAACTTCGGCGTCGACCGCTGGTTCGTGACCGCCGTACCCGACGCCCTCCTGGGCCAGGCCATGACAGTGATGCAGGCGGGCCGCATGACGATCATGGGCTTGGGGATGGGGGCGGCGGGGGTGGCGGCCGAGCTCGCGCCGCTGCGGGTGGTGATGCCGGCTGGTGGGGTGGTGGGGGTGGTGGCGGTGCTGCTGGTGGTGTTCCAGGTCCGGCGGACGCGCGGCGACCGGCTGCCGCTCCCTGGGGACACGGAGACCGCGCCCGTCGGCGGGGCCACCTGA
- a CDS encoding ArsR/SmtB family transcription factor, protein MPLDMRFGADDLLRIRFAISPLCETHEAVRTLLRTDRHGYHLPWLRRMRTALAGLDLSALWLLMPSPQPGYTPDFLGPPPESSLAPFEEELARVRATDPAVAHAELAKSLACTPGAAASPKGRAMLADPAGAVRELADATERAWHALLAPDWPRLRALLEAEVAYRSRQLASDGLEKLFADLSPRITWSGGTLTVRTRARFLQIQDLDGRGVLLMPSVFVWPDVVSAYEPHWQPTVLYPARGIGGLWQEPETGPALARLLGVNRAAVLVALDEPASTTALAQRLGLAPSSVSAQLSVLRDAGLLTSRRHGHQVLYERTPLGIALSAGGTGGAPR, encoded by the coding sequence ATGCCGCTGGACATGCGCTTCGGCGCGGACGACCTGCTGCGCATCCGCTTCGCCATCTCGCCGCTCTGCGAGACCCACGAAGCCGTACGGACCCTGCTGCGCACCGACCGGCACGGCTACCACCTGCCCTGGCTGCGGCGGATGCGGACGGCGCTGGCGGGCCTGGACCTGTCCGCGCTGTGGCTCCTGATGCCGTCGCCGCAGCCCGGCTACACCCCGGACTTCCTGGGGCCGCCGCCGGAGTCGTCGCTCGCGCCCTTCGAGGAGGAGCTGGCGCGGGTGCGGGCCACGGACCCGGCCGTCGCCCACGCGGAGCTGGCCAAGTCGCTGGCCTGTACGCCCGGGGCCGCCGCCTCCCCGAAGGGGCGGGCGATGCTGGCGGACCCGGCGGGCGCCGTGCGGGAGCTGGCCGACGCCACCGAACGGGCCTGGCACGCCCTGCTGGCCCCGGACTGGCCACGGCTGCGCGCCCTGCTGGAGGCCGAGGTCGCCTACCGGTCCCGGCAGTTGGCGAGCGACGGGCTGGAGAAGCTGTTCGCGGACCTCAGCCCGCGCATCACCTGGTCCGGCGGCACCCTGACGGTCCGCACCCGCGCGCGGTTCCTCCAGATCCAGGACCTGGACGGGCGGGGCGTCCTGCTGATGCCGAGCGTCTTCGTGTGGCCCGACGTGGTGAGCGCCTACGAGCCGCACTGGCAGCCCACCGTCCTCTACCCGGCGCGCGGCATCGGCGGGCTGTGGCAGGAGCCGGAGACCGGCCCGGCGCTGGCCCGGCTGCTCGGCGTGAACCGGGCGGCGGTGCTCGTCGCGCTGGACGAACCGGCCTCGACCACGGCGCTGGCGCAGCGGCTGGGGCTCGCGCCGTCGTCGGTGTCGGCGCAGTTGTCGGTGCTGCGCGACGCCGGTCTGCTGACCTCGCGCCGCCACGGGCACCAGGTGCTGTACGAGCGGACGCCGCTGGGCATCGCGCTCAGCGCGGGGGGTACGGGCGGCGCGCCGCGCTGA